The following DNA comes from Castor canadensis chromosome 15, mCasCan1.hap1v2, whole genome shotgun sequence.
TTGACCAGCTGCAGGTCACCCTAATTGCCAGCCTTGCTCCCCAGGGGAAGTTCCTGCTGGCGGCAGGCTGCACCACACACAAGAGCTTTGCCACGTCCAGGGCGTTTATCCGGTCCACGTCTCACTCCCCTGTGTCCCCCGCTCCCAGCAGGCCAccaggcacatagtaggtgttgaGCAAGTGGCGGCCCAGCTGAAGGGCCAAGGGCCTCTCTTCCCCATGCAGCCGCTGGTGCTCCAGGAGGCGAGAGCTCCAGCCAAATGCCTCACTGCATTTGTGGCATTTGAAGGCTTTCTCCCCAGAATGGACCTTCTGGTGTTTAATGAGGCAGTGGTTCTGGCTGCACGCTTTGCCGCACTCGTGGCACTTGTAGGGCTTCTTCCCGGTGTGGATGCGATGGTGCACCACGAGGTAGTGGCAGCTGAAGCCCTTGCCGCAGTCGGCGCACTTGAACGGCTTCTCCCTGGTGTGCGTGTGGCAGGTGAAGGCCTTGCCGCAAGTGCCGCACTCATAGGGCTTCTCACTGGTGTGGATTCGGCGGTGGTGCGTGAGGTGCGTGAGCTGGTTAAAGGCCTTGCCGCACGCTCCGCACTCGTACGGCTTCTCGCCAGTGTGCACCCTCAGGTGCATGTTGAGCAGGGAGCTGCAGCTGAAGGCCTTGTCGTAGGCACTGCACTTGTAGGGCCTCTCGCCCGTGTGGATGCGCTGGTGCACGTTGAGTGACGAGTGGCAGCTGAAGGCTTTCCCGCACTGGCCGCAGAAGAAGGGCTTCTCACCCGTGTGGCTGCGCTGATGCCCGAGGAGGTTGGTGCTCCAGGGGAAGGCCTTGCCGCACTCGATGCACTGGTAGGCCTTCTCACAGACGTGCCAGCGCCGGTGCAAAGCCAGGGCCGCGCTCTGCGGGAACGTCTTCCCGCACTGGCCGCACGTGAAGACGCTCGGCCTGGtgctgggtccaatccccagccGTCCTCGCTGCCGGGGCACAGCTGGCGATTTCCCGGGCCTGAAAACCCTCTTCCCTGGCCACGTTCTCTGGTGGTCTGGGGTTATCCCCAACACGGTCTGGCTGACCTTGGAGCATCTGGCAGGAGAGCGTTCTCCTGGAGGGACACCTTGCTGGGTGGACAGGGAGCAGCCGAAGGGGAATCCCTCTACAGACCCACCATGTCCCCAACAGCTCTCTTCTGTGAGGTCCCAGCGCGTGGCAGGTGCTGGCTTATGCAGCGTGGCCTCGCTGTTCCACACAGTGACCATCTGGGCTTCCCAAGCCTgcgtatagcccagactggcgcCAAGAAGACCCGGCCTCTGCAGCCGTGCCAGGATCAACTCCTGGGACacttctgctttgcaagcagcCTGCTGTGGAGTGGCCTCCTCCTTCATCTCAGTGGGCTCCTGCTCTATGGGCTCCGGCacatttgggattacaggtgtgtgatcttatgaactttttgccttggactgggcttgaaccttgatccttccaatctccacctcccaagtagctgggattatagtcttgagtcactgcacctgaCCTAAAAAAACTCATCTGGACAAGACGCTCTAGGGACTTCCCTGTGCACTTGCCATGGCTCCTCACCTCTTTCCAGGTGGGAGATCACATCTGGTTTGTGAACTGGAGGCCCAAGGGCAAGAAGGTTCTGGTAGTTCTCTAGCATCACGTCCCAGTACAGGGCCCTCTGAGGAGAGTCCAGCTGACCCCGTTCCTCCTGCATGAAGTCCACAACCACATCCTTGAAAGTCACTTATTCCTCAGATCTGGCTTTCAGGAGACCTCAACCAGATTTATCCTCTGGATTCTCTTTGGCAGAAGAAGTAGGGTTCGGAGCGGAAAAAACTggggatggaaaaatgagactgtttCCGCGGGCTTCGGGACCGTAGTGTCCATGGCGCGTGAGTCTAGGCAGCGTCACTCGGCCACTGGGCCCCTGGTGAGATATAGAAGAGCGTGTTCTGCTGCTGGGGCTCTGGGACAGCGGCCTGCAGGACAGCCCCAACGTCGCAATGAGCGCCACCCCCCAACCAGCCTGAGCTCTGCTCGGACAGGCTCAGCCACGTGCCGCCCAGCACACTGGGCTTATGCCACATCACACCGGTCCGCAGACACTCCGACACCCACGCCGTGCTCACGCCCCAGCCCCATCACATGCCTGGTCATCTCGTCGCCTGTCCTCCGGTGAACCCCGCGCTAGGGAGCCACGGTCAGGCCTCGGACTCTGGCTTCCCGAGCGAGCGGGCACAGAGTACAGCCCGGCAGACAAGCATGGGGCGAACGAACTGTCGGAAGGACAGGCAAATAAGTCAACCCGAACCCCACAAAAGCACAGAGACCACCACAAAGAGCAGCCCTGGCGGCCGCCGCAGGAATGTGTGCTTAGTGTAAACTTTTGAAATTCCATTCATGCTGTTAAAAGTGAAGGAATTCCTTTACTTTTGATGATGAAAAGTATTCCAAACCTTATTTCACATATctcatattttctcacatttctcacattttcttttgctgttcacACATTGATGGAAATTTAATTTGATTCTCTATTTTGGCTGTTGAGGAGTGTGGCAAGGCACGTATGTGTGCAAACATTTTTTCTCCATATACTGATTTCAGATCTTTCAGCATGATGGATGCTGCAAGTAGTTGAATCTTGAATATGTTCATCATGAATGATGTCATATGTGGATCATTGAAGAATGGATGGGTTGTTTGAAATGATTTGGTTATTCCAATTATATTAAAATCATAACCTCATTTTGTACCTTGTTAACATGTACACCTATAATTTGAAAgtataagacaaaaaataaaggagGGACTAAGAATTtagctcaatggtacagtgcttacccagcatgtgcaaggttctAGGTTCTATTCCCAGAATCAGAAAAAATCCCCCAACAAATCTTCAATCTACCAactcacaaaaatagaaacactCGGTAATTAGGACATCAATTagtatttttcaactttatggaAAAATTTGGCTGAGGTCAGTTCAAAAGTATGCAAACAGAGCCATACTTTTCTAAATTCTGACAGATGTTATCTAAATAACAGTGGGTACATATTACTTCCTCTGCTCTGATCATTTACTGCCACAAAATCTTGATCTTGGGAAAGAAGTAGCTAGAGTTTCATTTCCTGTATGGCCTCTCTTGATAAGTTAACACTTAGCTTACTTAAATACTGaatctagggctggtggagtggctcaccaCCTATTTattaaacacaaggccctgagttcaaaccccagcaccacaaaaataataataataataaaaacttactTGAATCTATATTCAGCTATTGCTATTTATTTACATTGGTTAAAAACTACAAATCCTGTTTAAGAAAGTACATTTCTTTAAAGAGCTGTGTCATACCATCCCTTGGGCCTTCTACTGGAAAAATAGAATCAATAATCAAGAATAGTTATGCCTTGTTAATTGCATCCTCTAGTAATATGGATGTAGGAAAGTATGCATCATACCTCTGTGAAGGTGTAACGTATCTTGCACCTGCTTCAAGATGTGTAGGAGAGCATGCTTTATCAGAAATGTTTTTAACGATGTTACGctagaatattttctttccagataATGATTGAGAAGCTAGTTTAAAAAAAGGTGCCATGTACCACAACAGTAACAGAACTTTGCTGTTTTCTGGGgttctgttttttattctttctttttttttaatgaagtgtgCTGAATGTCTCCACAACTCTGCTCAGATGACTGGAGAACCTGGAAAAGCTGTTGCTACTATTGCTGCTATAATAACATACTGCTATTATTGGTTTTTTAATATAAATCATTTGTaagatataaataattaaaatgttttaatttgaatttttggaaactgTAGCTGTGCTGTCAACTTTGAAAAAAGCATACCAGTTTATTGTATTGAGTTGACATTGTACAGAAATCAATAGTCATATTGGTCTAGAAACATTAAACATTATGTTTATTAAAcattaaacaaaagcaaagaaacattttttcaCTTGTACAGGGTAACACAATGtgttacatatgtatgtatggtcTTATCTACATGGGCTTGATTAtagaaactaataaaatattctctaaataatttaaaaaacctatctttcagggatggcagagtggctcaagtggtagagcacctgcccagcaagtgtgagaccctgagttcaaacccccaaaaaacTGACAAAAACTACATTTCATTATCTGGCCCCAATATACATAGTTACATCTTCCATTGTCTCTAAAATATCTGACACTCTCATGAAGAAAATTCTCAATTCTTGAGACaagtcagatttttctttttcttttcacacatATGTCATTCACCTACTCTACTCCTTAGTATCTTGGTATATTCTCCCTGTATACTTCCTCATCCAGAAAATTCTGCTTCTTTCTATAAAGCTTAGCTCAATATTATCTTTTCACAGCACTATTTAGCCTCTAGGGGTCTCTGGGTAGAAGAGTCTACCCTACAAATAAATATTCTATCCATATCAAGAAGCCATAGCAAGTCAACTCAATAGTAACTCAAAGCTGAAATGAGTCACATGGAGACATAAACTGTGCTTGTAGCTATTTATGAACAAGTTTTTGTTATCAAGCCCAGCAAAGTGCCTTTTGAACATTTTTGTACCTAGAATATAACCAAGGAAAGCTAAAACATGGACTTTTAAATAGCAGAATAGCATCTAATGAAATACATCTAAAGTGTCAAATGGCAGGGTTTTGTCTTCTGCAGAGGAGGAGGCCCTGAGCTCTCATCACCAATGGAGACATCCTCacagtggatggaactggagatcattgagttaagtgaagtaagccaggcaaaGGAAGACAAACCATAGGATTTCACTCACATATGCACTTTAAGGAAGCTTGTCTCACACAGATTGAGAATGGAATCATGGTTCAGAGATGCCTGTGAGACCAGTGCCAAGGGAGGAATGAGGAGAGGTGGATCAATTGAttctaagttacagttagatggGAGGAGGAAATTCTGCTGTAGTATTGCACAGAAGGGTGAGTACAGAAACATTAATGTACTGTGCATTTCAAAAAGATGCAAGTACTATAAAAAGctcctcccctcaaaaaaaccaacaaaaactaCATTTCATTATCTGACTCCAATATACATAGAGTCTATATCTTCATTTTCTCTAAATATCTGACACTCTCAtggaataaaaatttcaattcttGAGACAagccatatttttcattttcttttcaaatatatgaCCTTCACCTATTCTACTCTTTAGTATCTCTTCACTCatccctagtctccttcccatggtggccctggccagtttaaaatttctgtattcattcctgtgcAGTGAGCACGTCagctacattcaagtttttggtttccttccctgccTTATCCCTCCTGTGTGcagcctctccttagtgtgactcgtgtcccataatattgctgcatttcttATAGGTCtgtagtctgcatatgagggagaacatgtaacttttggccttctgaacccaacttcacttaagatgatgttctccagttccatccatttacctgaaaatgagaaaatttattcttctttgtggctgagaaaaatggagaacatcatcctaagtgaagttagccaggttcagaaagccaaagatcacatgttccctcatatgtggaatataggccccagacaaatacaagcaatatcatatatccatataaatatatgcagaacatggacccaaaagtgggactggtagaggagcctaagggaggaggaaaagaaggaaagaaagacagtgaATAGTAATGAAGTACagcacatctgtgtaggaacaagacaagtgAAATACACTGGAAATTGTTGACAGGACAGGGGGAAAgagtgaggaagtgcagtggagggaggttagattgacttaagcacattcatttatttaagataCCAAGGCAAAAACTCCCACTGAAAAATTAAcagatacctaaacaatggagaacaagaatgtaaaacagttcATGCTAAGGGGAAGGCACTAATGGGAGGAGCAGGGTAAATGAGGaaagtaaagagggtgaatatggtttatgtcCTTTCTATATAAGTATGAACATGGAATATTCAAATCTTTAGAAATACACATAAGAAGAGGACTtaggtagaaagaagaataaagaataatggagagggtgagCCAATTCGGGgtgtaatacatatttatatatggggaaatgtcacaatgaaactcactgtATAAtcaccataaacaaacaaaaatgtcttttttttaaaatgaaggacaggaaggtaaaacaagtcctgtcaaagttggtaacagtgggaagggggagagcataaggaaaggatgaaggagggtgaatatggcggaggtactatatattcatgtataaaaatggaacaatgagacctgtcgtaattgttctaagaagggggagaaggggataaagagaaagatggaggagtgaacctaactaagatatattttaagcatttttgtaaatgtcctaATATACCCCCAATATGActctaatatgctaataaaaaatttaaaaacactctgcaatatatacatatatttaaccaTTGTGTGGTACCCattaatatgtttaattttatgtgtttatgtatcactgaaatatattttaaatttgttaaaacaaagagaaaacattttttttcatgggaAAAAATTTCCTTCATGGGAAATTTCAATGTTCACTAATGTTTAGGAACCAAAATACTAAAttaagccataaaggaaatgcaaattaaaaccacactaagattccacctcacccctgttagagtagccatgattagcaacaccactaacaacaggtgttggagaggatgtgggggaaaaggaactcttttacactgctggtgggaatgcaaactagtacaacaactctggaaaaaatttggaggcttcttaaaaatctaaacatagatctacgatatgatccagaaataccactcttggggatatacccacaaaatgtgactcaggttactccagagccacctgcacacccatgtttatttcagccctacccacaatagccaagttatggaaacagccaagatgccccactactgactaatggattaagaaaatgcagccatgaaaaagaatgaaattttaccattcgcaagtaaatggatggaactggagaccatatcattctgagtgaggttagcctggcccataagaccaaaaattgtatgttctccctcatatgcagacattagatcaagagtaaacacaacaaggtgattggactttgatcacatgataaagcgagagcacacaagggaggtatgaggataggtaagatacccaaaaaactagatagcatttgttgacctcaatgtagagaaagtaatgcagatactttaaagtgacagagccaataggagaagggtaccaggaactagagaaaagattagttcaagaaaaattaatttagaaagtaacacacatgtgcaggaaagcaacgcgagtcaactccctgtatagttatccttatatcaactagcaaaaacccttggtccttcctattattgcttatactgtctcttcagcaaaattagagataagggcaaaatagtttctgactggTAGCGAGGgagttggggggaagagggaaggggggtataactaagggagggggtgggggaaggggggagaaatgacccaaacattgtatgtacatatgaacaaaagaaaaaaacccaaaaaaaacccaaaatactaGATTAttatggttttgtttctttcagaTAAGGACTCCCTATGTAACCTAGCCTGGcattgaactcactatgtaactaGGCTGGTCTCAACTCCCCTTCCTACTGTTTCAACCTTCCAAGTAGTGTGATTAAAGGTTTGCATCTGCATACATCTGACCTAAGATTATTATGTTTGAATTCATTCTAATTTATGGATGATTATAGTGAAGCGCAACAAGAAAAATTAATCCTTTCAGTGGAGGTATTTACAGACAGATGAATGAGGTTCTCACTGTGTGACAAGATCCATAAAGATGCTACTGCATCTTGCTATTGATTCCAGGGGCACAGTGGTCGTTTGTCCTTTTCAGGAAGATTTTTTCTGAGGGGGCGCAGAAAATGCATTGGCTTGCTGATGGAGGGATTTtagttttctcttctattttcctCAATCACTTATTTTCTATATAACCTGGGATCTTGTGGGTTTTAAAAAGGCAGTGCACAGAGCCAGGGTATATGATGTAAACACAGAGATGGGTGTTCCCAGCAGAATTCTGTGACTGCCTGAGCAGCCCATTGGTTTCTCTTTGAAATCTCTCTTTGTAAATTAAGGCTCACTAGATCAAAATGTTTCTGTCTCAGAAACAGGCATCTGTGTTTGTCAGGGGTCTTTGTAGAATACCTTCTGCAGTATTATTGCTCAGTTTCCCATGAGGGGTTCTGAGGTCCTTAATGCTTTATCTCTATTGGAAAGCAAGGTAGCACCAATACTATGATAAAGAAGAGGCTTGGGTGGGCTGgcagtttggctcaagtggtagagtgcctgcttagtaagtgtgaagccctgagttcaaaccccagaaccaccaaaaaaaaaagaagaagaggctTGGCAATATTTTAGGTATCTTTTCCTCATAGAAGGATAAATTTCACAAgtggaacatttaaaaaaatttcttggaaaaatatatttacttagtAACAGAAATCataaatgtaaaacttaaaaCAACCCACAATTTCCTGCATGCTTTCctcacagaaagagaaattttgaaatCTGTAAGTGAACAATATCTACTTTTCCATGTATTTTGGAAAATACATTCATGCAAGGTCTTTGAAGATATAATAGTGAAGCATAAACCTGGCCATTGATTCTAATTCATGAGAGCTAACAGATCTCTTTCTTGGTTCCATCCCGTGTGGTCAGCTCTGTCCTGGGAAAAGTTAGAGAGGGCTCAGATGTCAGAGCCATGGCCACTCTAAAGCAGGTACCTCACTAAGAGCAAAGGATTTGttctatatataaaatgtcaGTCTGGAGAGTGAACCTCTGCTCAGATGAAACAAAAGGCCATACATAAAGCAGAGGCCTGAGTCTAGATTTTGGGAATATCTGATTTCAAATAATGTTACAGGTAGAAACTAAAGTGACAAAATGAAAGTTTTGTTTCAAGTTTGTAAATGAACCAAAATATTCCCTTTTTTCTTATTAGGAGAGATCAAAATTAGGCAAAACCATAAAGGAAGGACTCATCGATGGCTCTGGCAAGTGTCTAAAACAAACTCACTGGGGACATTATATACATTAACTTGTAGAATGAACCCCTATTTAACCACAGCTGCATACCAGCTATGCCTAAGACATATATAGTCTCATATTGATTGACCAATATACAAAGAAAGAATGCTGTTTGTAATATTTAAAAGTATAGATGGAAGCtagtgtctcacgcctgtaatcttaactactcaggaggcaga
Coding sequences within:
- the LOC109687955 gene encoding uncharacterized protein; the encoded protein is MQEERGQLDSPQRALYWDVMLENYQNLLALGPPVHKPDVISHLEREQEPTEMKEEATPQQAACKAEVSQELILARLQRPGLLGASLGYTQAWEAQMVTVWNSEATLHKPAPATRWDLTEESCWGHGGSVEGFPFGCSLSTQQGVPPGERSPARCSKVSQTVLGITPDHQRTWPGKRVFRPGKSPAVPRQRGRLGIGPSTRPSVFTCGQCGKTFPQSAALALHRRWHVCEKAYQCIECGKAFPWSTNLLGHQRSHTGEKPFFCGQCGKAFSCHSSLNVHQRIHTGERPYKCSAYDKAFSCSSLLNMHLRVHTGEKPYECGACGKAFNQLTHLTHHRRIHTSEKPYECGTCGKAFTCHTHTREKPFKCADCGKGFSCHYLVVHHRIHTGKKPYKCHECGKACSQNHCLIKHQKVHSGEKAFKCHKCSEAFGWSSRLLEHQRLHGEERPLALQLGRHLLNTYYVPGGLLGAGDTGE